CGCCCGCATCGTTGCGAACGAGCGGTCGGGTGAGTCGCTTCCGACTGTTTGCAAACTCGTGACCGAATTTCCCCTTCACGCAGGTCGAGAAGTTGTTCGCGGGTGCACTATCAGGGTCTTCGATAGGGACGACACCCAGCGAGTCGCCGTCTTTGCCCCACATCTCGAACCGACAGCCGACAGCGCAGAACCCGCAGGTCGTCTCTGCACGGTTTAGCTTCCCGAGTCGGTACGCTCCGACGGCGCTCGCAACGTCGAACAGTCGTCCTTCAGGGAGCGTGTTGGCCGCGATACCTTCGGCGGTGTGTTCCCCGGTAAGCATGAGTTTCCGCCCGATGTCGTCGGCGCGGCGCTTCGCGTTCGCCATAAATCGCGCAACGCCTGACCGGTCGGCGGCATCGCCCTCATCTCCGTCACGAACCCCGAACGAACGGTTCGGAGCGGGCGTGTCGTCTATCGTTTCGACGGACTCGTGATCGATGACCGTTCCGACCGAGTTTCGTTGGGTAAAACCCGGAAGTGGAAGCGTTCCGGCCCCGCCGATTCCTTTCTCGGTGATCGAACCGGTCGGGCAAACCGTCGCACAGTGCCCGCACGAGACGCACTCTGAGTCAGCCATCGTCTCGGCGTCCGACTGAAATCCGATTCGGGTGTCCGGACCGCTCCCTTCAATGCGAAGAACCCCCTCGACCTGTACGTCGTTGCAGGCTTCGACACAGCGGTTACAGAGGATACACTTGTTGCGGTCGATCTGGATGAACGACGAGGTGTCGTCCAGCGGTTCGTACTCCGCGCGGTCGTCGAAAACGCCGTATCGGGGATGCTCGACATCCGCACCGATAGCTGTCTCTTGAAGTTCACACCGACCGTTTCCGTTACAGGTCGTACAGCGCAGATTGTGATTCGAGAGGACGAGATCGAGGTTGACGCTCCGAGACTCCGCGGCGTCCACCGTGTCGGTCCGGACGCGAAGACCGTCTTCCGCGGGGAACGAACAGGACGGGACGAGTCCGTGTTCGTCGGTCTCGACGATACAGGTTCGGCACTCACTACGTGGGCCGACTTCGTCGCTACAGTCACCCTCGCGGTCGTAGTAACAGAGTGCGGGAACGTCGGCATCGTCGTGGAGGACATCCGCACCGGGGCTGACAGTAACCGTCTGATCACTGGCCGCCTGCATGGCATCGATTACCGTCGAACCCGGGGGGACGGTCACGAGTTCGTCGTTCACTCGGAGCGTCGTCGACGCGTCTCCGGACGTTCCGGTCGGCGGATCAGACGCAGTTCCGGTCTCGAACTCGCTCGTGACCGGTGTTTGGGGCCGCGGGTCGGTAACGTCAGGGATGCTCGGTAGTGGGTCGTCAGTGCTCATGATGCCTCCAGACCGGAGCAGGTGGGATGGGTGTCGTCAGCGCGTCCTCTGACTGTCGGTGCAGTCGTAACGAATCCCGAGTCGGCCGCATCTCGGACGGCAGCAGTGACCGCCTCGAAGTCACTCCCGCTGAGACCGAACCGGGCGGAAAAACGGAATATCGGCCGTCAGAACTCGGTCTTCGTACCATCTACTCAGATATCGGTCCGGGTGAGGTAAAAAATGCCGGTGCGAGGCTACGTGGAGGCCGCGGGATAAGCGAACGAAATGAATCGCCAGCGACCGATGCAACGCGTCCGCTGGCAAAGGGGTTAGGAGACTCGGGGTCACGTTGTGCAGTATGGAGAACCCACAGTTCGACGAAGTCAGAGCGGACGCCGCAGCAGCGATTACGGATGGCAATCTCCGTTCGGTTTACACCGGTCTCGTCCACGAAAATGGCCGCCACGAGTACTACTTCGGCAACGACACCGAACGTGCGGACGAACTCAGAGAAACTGCGGCGATTCAACTTGGAATGCTCGTTCGCGTTCTTGCGGACCGATCAGACAGCAGCGTCGATGAGATAGCCGAACTCGCCGCCGAGCGTGCCGAGAACATGGAACTTCGGTAACTCGTCAGTTCGAATTACTGTATCTCGACGGCACCACACTCGGGACACGTCACTTTGACATCACCGGGGTCCTCGTCCGACTCATCTACGAGTTCGTATCCCCTCGCGCACTCTTCGTGGAGGAACACGCGATGCTCGGCGTGGTCCGCAAGGAGGATATCGTCCCGTTCGTCCGGAAGGACGAGTCCATGACAAAAGTAGCACTCGCCGTCCATAGTTGTATATGGCTACTAATCGTGATATATTTGTCCCTCAATACAGGTGCAATTGCGACAGAGAGCAGTCTGAGGTGGGAAACGTAGCTGAGAGGCTCAGATAGAGAAATATCCAAGACTAAGACGCTCGACGGCAAACAGTCAGTATGGAATATCGGTACACCGGTGACGCCCACAAACGGTTGTTCGCCTCGTATCATGACGATACCGACCCGTTTCCGAAGCCGACAGCGATGGAGTTTCCGACGCAGCGGTACAGACGCGAGGAGGTCGATATTCTGAAGCGATTGTTCTTCCCGACGTGCTGGAACGCCGCCGGTCTCGTCCGAGACAAATCGGCAGTCCTTGACGAACTCGACAACCTCGGCTCTCTTTTCTACGCCGGGATTCGCCCATATGCAGACGACGACCCGTCTCGCACGGTCGAACAGATTCTCAACGAACTACCGAAGATTCGGGCAACGCTGAAAAAAGACGTCGAAGCCGCGTACAAGGGCGACCCGGCGGCGAAGACGTACATGGAGATCATCAGGTCGTATCCGGGATTTCTCGCCATCATGGTCCAGCGCGTCGCCCACGAACTCTACAAACGAGACGCGGGTGAGTACGCCCGCGAACTGACCGAGTTCGCCAAAACACAGTCCGGAATCGACATCCATCCCGGTGCCGAGATTGGCGAGTATTTCTTCATCGACCACGGGACCGGCGTCGTCATCGGGGAGACGGCAACCGTCGGCGACTGGGTCCGGATCTACCAAGACGTGACGCTCGGCGCACTGCACTTCGAGAAGGACGAGACCGAAGAGCACAAATTAAAGAAGGGGTACAAGCGACACCCGGACATCGGAGACCACGTCGTCATCGGTGCCGGTACGAAGGTGCTGGGTGCGATTACCGTCGGTGACCACGTCAGCGTCGGTGCCAACTCGTGGGTGTCCGAGGACGTTCCGGATCACACGAAGGTACTCGTCACAGATCATCCGACGCAGAAACGGAAAAGTACGGACTAACAGTCAGACCAACAGGGTACTGATAGAGAGGCGGACGCCGATTCGTAGCTGCCTTTTTCAACAAATATCGTCCAAAGATACGCAAGGATAGCGACCGATAGCGTACGATGACAGTGGTGATCGCGGCCGCCGCTGTCACGCGTGCGGCGCGCGAGCGGTGCAACAGGCGACAGTGGTGATCCACCAGTGAGTGGTGATACAACAGTGATAGTAGTGAGACAACAGTGACGAGCCAACTGGTACGCAAGTCAGTACCAGCAGAACAACAGAAACTATTGTTTCGGTAGCGACAAAACACGAACGGCAACGAACGCTGATGGATTGGCACGCACGCGACCCCGAAGAGAGCTACGAGGAACTGGATACGACCGCGTCCGGCCTCTCAGCCACAGACGCCGCCGAGCGCTACGAGACGGTTGGTCCGAACGAAATCACGGGTGAGCGACAGCGAGGTCCACTGCGGATCTTCCTCGCACAGTTCTCCAGCGCGCTCATCTGGGTACTACTGCTCGCGGCAGTACTCTCGTTCAGCATCGGCCACACTGTTGACGCGGTTCTCATCGGTATTATCCTCCTCGCAAACGGCGCCTTCGGATTCGTCCAGGAGTACCGCGCAGAGCAGAGCCTGGACGCCCTCCGAGAACTGACGACGCCGACAGTGACTGTCCGCCGCGACGGCGACGAACAGAGCGTGGAGGCGACGGAACTGGTTCCCGGTGATATCGTCGTCGTCGGACAGGGGGATGTCGTCCCCGCGGACTGCCGACTCGTCGAAGCGCAGAACATGGAAATCGACGAGTCCGCACTAACCGGCGAGAGCGTTCCCGTCAAGAAGACGACGGAGGCGGTGAACGCCGACACGCCGCTGGCAGAACGGGAGAGTATGGCCTACAAAGGGACGAACGTCACCCGCGGTCGAGGCGTCGCCGTCGTCGTCTCAACCGGGATGGAAACCGAAGTTGGTTCCATCGCAGAGGCGCTGAGTAGCGCAGAGGATCTTCAGACGCCGCTCCAACAGGATTTAGACCGACTCGGTCGCCGCCTCGGACTCGGCGTCGTCGCGCTCTCGGCCGTTCTCGTCCCGCTACTCGTCTTCGTCGGTGGGAGATCACTCGTTCAATCAGGGCTTACAGCCGTCTCGTTGGCCGTAGCGGCGGTTCCAGAGGGCCTCCCAGCCGTCGTCACGCTGACGCTCGCACTCGGCGTGCGTCGAATGGCCGACGAGAACGCCCTCGTTCGGACGCTTCCAGCGGTCGAAGCCCTCGGTGCCGTGGACGTGGTCTGTACGGACAAGACGGGGACGCTGACGGAGGGAGAGATGCGCGTCCGTGGTGCCTGGGTGTACGGCCAAGCGTTCGACATCGGGCGGGATTCGGCGGGAAATCCAGCGGAAAAAGCGACGAGTGAATCGGCAGACAAAGGGAGAGACAAGCCAGCGGATGAGGAAGCGGGAGAGAGAGCAGACGAGCGGTTCGACCGACTCCTCGAAATCGGCGCACTCTGCAACGATGCGACAACCGAGGAGGGCGATCCGACGGAACGGGCACTCGTTGCGGCCGCGGAGCGGCGGTTCGACGTTGCTGCTCGCAGAGCGGAGCGTCCGCGACGGGACGAAGTTCCGTTCTCCTCGGAGCGAAAACGGATGGCGACGATTCACGACGACGTAGTGTACGTCAAGGGTGCGCCGGACGAGATTCTCCGCCGGACGACGCGTGTCCTCACCGCAGAGGGGATCACAACGATGGACGACGACGTGCGAACGCGAATCCGCGACCAGATAGACGAATTCGCCGCAGACGCGCTTCGCGTCCTCGCGTTCGCTTACAAGGACCGAGATGACGACGGTGGTCCCGAGGAGAATCTCATTTTCGTTGGCCTCCAAGGTCTCATCGACCCACCGCGCGAGGAGGTACGCGACGCTATCGAGGACACAAAACGGGCGGGAATCGACGTGAAGGTCATCACCGGCGACCATCCGACGACTGGGCAGGCGATTGCCTCGCAGGTCGGCGTCGAATCGGACGTGCTGAGTGGTGCTGACGTGGACTCGATGGACGAGGACGAACTGCGGGAGCGTGTCGAAGACGTAGACGTGTTCGCCCGAGCGGAGCCCTCGCACAAGGTGCGTATCCTCAAGTCGCTGCAAGCGAACGGCCATCGAGTGGCGATGACCGGGGACGGCATCAACGACGCGCCGGCGCTGAAAAACGCCGATGTCGGGATCGCCATGGGCGTTCGCGGTACCGACGTGGCAAAGCAAGCGAGCGACATCATCCTGTTGGACGACAACTACGCGACAATTCGCAACGCGATCAGACGCGGACGAACAATCTTCGACAACGTCTGGAAGTTCGTCGCCTATCTGCTCAGCGCGAACGTCGCCGAGGTGTTGGTTGTGTTTATCGCGTCGTTATTCGGTTATCTCATCCTTCCAGCAGTTCAACTACTGTGGATAAACCTCCTCACCGATGGTCTCCCGGCGTTAGCGCTCGGGACGGATCCCTCGGGAGATGTGATGGATCGAACGCCGCGAGACCGCGTGACGGGCATTATCGACCGAATGATGCTCGAACTTATCAGCGGGGCGGGTGTGACAGTGACCGTTCTCATGTTGGGGCTGATGTTTTACACCCTCAACGGCGCACCGTCGGTGACGCCGTACGCGATGACGATGGTGTTCACCGGCTTCGTCCTCTTCGAGTTCGTTAAACTCTACGTCGTCAGGTGGACGAAAGAGACGCCCACGTTCTCGAACGCGTGGCTGGCGGTCGCCGTCGTCGCGTCGTTACTCCTCCAGTTGGCCGTCCTCTACACGCCGCTTCGAACCTACTTCGGAACCGTTCCGCTCAGTGTCAGTGATTGGGGGCTGTTGGGAGCCGTGCTTCTCACCGGCGCGCCAGTTTTGGTTCTCGTCGGCTGGGTGGTCAAGCGCCGAGAAAGTGGTCACCGTCCGATACTCGATTCCGTCGAGTCCGCAGACGCTGATCTCGAACTCGGTGGTGACTGACGCTCCGCCGTAGACGACGGCCACCACCAACGGCCGCTGCCGACCACCTCAACTCGGGAGAACAACGTTGATTCCGGCAACGACAAGTCCCGCGAGCGCCATCCGGAACGCTGAGACGTACCAGCGCTGGCCGGAAATCGAACCCATGTACGCTCCGAAGACGGCCAAGATGCCAGTTCCAAGAGCGACGCCGACGAATCCGGCCTCCGCCATCGAGAACACCGACCCTTCGAATGCGAACGGGACGAGCGGGACGAGGATACCGATCAGCGGTCCGAGTCCGCTCAGCGTCGCGTGGACGGTTCGTGCGCCACGTTTCTTCCGTTCGATCTGCGTGTCATCCAGATCAACCAGCATCGCGCGTTCGAGGCGGCGAATATCGGCCCGTGTCTCGGCGCGTTCGATCTCCCAGACGCTCCAGACGGCCGAAGTACCCAACCCGACGGCGGCACCGACACCGATTTTCACGACGGTAAAGCCATCTGGGATACCCGAAAGAACTGCACCGACGATGATACCGATACTCGTCAGTGTCCCGTCGAACCCGTTCGAAACGAAGTACCGACGGGCGATAGCGAGAACGGATTCGTCACGGAGGAGGCGGAGAAACCGACTCGTCGGTGACGCCACGACGATTACCCGTCCTGCAACGTCCGGTGGTCTTCGACAATGTATTCACCGTACGCGACTTGGTCCACGGAGTGGACAGTTCCACCGAGATTTTCGATTGACTCCTCGATAGCGACGTAGTCCAAGGCGGTTCCTTCGACGGTGATTTTCACGTTCTGGACCTCCTGATCGAGTTCGATGAGCGATCCGGTGGCTGCATCCACCGTCTCGGCGTCAGCGATGTGTTCGGTGAACTTCCTCAGCGGCGGGTCGTGCGGCTTCAAAACGTCGAGTACAATGCGTCGCGCGTCGGCCATTACGTAGTCGTGTCGGCAAGCAAGCTATTAATCTCAGGGGATAACACGAAGTTCCAACGAACGCAACTCGGTCGAACCCGAACGTCTCCCACAGTCCGGTTCTCCGATTCGACCGCTACTCGTCTAACACGTCGCTGACGGCCTCGCCGCGCTCGGATGCGTCGATGTGCGAGTACGCCTCCTTCGTCGTGCTGAGTGATTTGTGGCGAAGTACGTCCTGTGCGAGTCCGCGGTCGGTCCGGAAGAGTTCGTCACCGAGTCCGCGGCGCGCCCCGTGCGGGAGCGGTGGCTTGCCGTCGATATCGACGCCCGCGGTGTCCGCTATCCGTTCGAGAACGCGCCGTGCGCCCTCTGTCGTGATGGCGGGCGGTGCGACGTCCTCGTCTCGGAGTACGTCGTCCACTTCTGCACCGTCGAGACGGGCGTTCGCATCATCGGTGCCGAGCGCATCGCGGACGGCGGCGTACTTCGACGGCGCATGCGCCGTCGGGAACACGGGCCACTCGGCCGACGGCGGATCGAGGACGGTCCGCCACCGTCGGAGAGCCTCACGCGCTTGTTTGGGGACGGAGACATCCTCCCATTCCTGTGCTTTCCCCCACACACGGAACGTCCACGCATCCGTGTCCACGCGTGCCCAGGTTAGACCTTGTCTGCCTTCTCGATTGTCACCGCTGACGCGGAACACCTCCGCGCCGCGGACACCCGTGTACGCGAGAACGTGAACGAGCGCGCGGTCACGGACTTCCTGTCGGGCATCCATCCCGTCACTCTCGATTGCTTCGTACGCGGCGTCGTTTGTGTGCTGGACGAGTTTGCGGCGAACCTCTCGCGTCCAGAACTGCTGGCTGTGATCTTCGTCGTCTCGCGGGAGGGGTTCGCGCGCTCGGTCCGCGAGTGCAGGATTCCGCGTGAGCGCTCCGTCGCGGACGCAGAACCCAAGAAATCCGGAAATGACGTTGTAGTACGTCTGCGCCGACGACGCCGAGATTCCGTCCGCTTCGACACGCTGGGCGAGTCGGTCAGAGTAACGTCGAAGCAGTTGCTCGCCCTCGTCCTCGAACGCATCGAACGTGTCCTTTCCGCGCCGCCGGAGCCACGTCTCGAACTTCGAGAGGACCGATTCGGCCGTCGAGCGGTACTGCGAACTATCGCCGTTCGAACGGAGATATCGTGCGATTGCAGCGGCGACCTCCGACTGCGCGCGCGTTCCGTCCGACTCCTCACTTTCGAACTCCCCGGAGTCCCGGTCCGAATCTGGCGTGGACATCTACGTGCTCCACCAGACGAACACCGGTGTCTTCAATCCACTTGGTTTTACGAGCGCAAAAATATATGAATACAGACAATAAATAGTTGATTTAATATCAGACTAAGAGATACGGTGGTTGATAGCTCCGTTCGTGAGTCGAATCGCCGGAGCGGAGTATCCGGGTCCACCGGAACTATTACAGTCTCGTAAACTCCGATTTCATTCGTGGTTTACGAGACAGGTAACCGAACGGTCGATCAAGCGGTCGCCAAAGTACTCGATGGCGGCCAAATAGATCGAACTGAAGCATTGGCCCTGATTGCACAACCGGTCGAAGACCTCGCACCGGCGGCGAACGCCGTGCGAGAACACTTCGGGGACGGAACAGTCGATGCCTGTAGCATCGTGAACGCCAAAGCGGGAAACTGTGCGGAGGACTGCGGCTTCTGCGCCCAGTCGGTCCACTTCGATACAGGAATCGATACGTACGGTTTTCTCGGTCCCGAGGAAGTGCTTGCGGCGGCAAAACGAGCAGAACGCGACGGCGCACAGCGGTTCGGCATTGTCGTCGCCGAGAAAGGAGTAAGCAAAGAGAAACGCCCCGAAGAGTGGGAAGAAGTGATTCAGGCGATTCGTCTCGTCCGCGACGAAACCGACGTCGAGGTCGATGCGAGTCTTGGTATTCTCACGGAAGAAGAGGCCGAGATCCTCGCTTCTGAGGGAATCAATCACTACAACCACAACATCGAGACGTCGCCAGCGTACTTCCCCGAAGTCGTCTCGACGCACTCCTTTGCGGACCGCGTTGAGACGCTCGAACGCGCGAAAGCAGCGGGGATGGATCTCTGTGCCGGCGTTATTCTCGGGATGGGCGAAGCCCCCACTGACAGAATCGACGCCGCACTCGCCCTCCGCGACATCGGTATTTCATCGCTCCCGGTAAACGTCCTCAATCCCGTCGCCGGAACCGATCTCGGCGATCAATTCGGCGACTCAGCCACGATTTCGACCGAGGAACTGCTGCAGACGATTGCGGTCTACCGGCTACTCCACCCGAACGCGCGAGTACGCCTCACCGGCGGCCGCGAAGTCAACCTCGATACGGACGAACAGCACCGGCCGTTCGAGGCGGGTGCCGACGGGATTCTCACCGGCGACTACCTCACGACCGAAGGGCAGTCACCCGGCGACGACATCGAAATCGTCGAGCGCGCCGGGTTACAGCCCAACAGAGAGGTAAACGATTTCGACCCGGAGGAGGTCAAATCCCGTTCCGACGACGCCGCGGAAGCGGAGTATTCGACGACCGCGGCCGGCAGTGCGACAAGTAACGCAGAGATCAGTGACTGACCGATGAACGACGCAGACAAACCGACAACAGACACCACGACGACAACGATGGACGAGATTCGATTCGCAGTACTCGGAACAGGCGGTATCGGACGACGGACGCTCGACGTCTCGAAACAGAAGCCGGAACTCACGCCGGTGGCGGCATGTGACCGACATGGAGTCGCAATCGACCATGACGGACTTGACGTAGACGAACTGCTGTCCGCGACCGAAGGCAACATCGCCTCCGACGGTGGGACGACAGCGGTGAAAGAAAGCGGCGAGAACAAAGGTGTCGCGGCGTCGAGTCAGGCAGTCTCGACCGAAACACCGATTGACGATGTGATCGCCGAAAGCGACGCTATCGACGCCGTGTTGATCGCACTGCCGAACTTCGAGCACGACTTCATCCCGCGCGTCGCCGACCGGTTCGTGGAAGCCGACTATTCAGGCGTTCTCGTGGACGTACTCAAACGGTCGCGGGTCATCGGAATGCTCGAAGACCGAACCGACGCATTCGAGTCGGCAGGTATCACGTTCGTCTGCGGTGCCGGTGCGACGCCCGGATTCTTGACGGGTGCAGCGGCGTTGGCCGCCCAGTCGTTTGTCACCGTCGAAGAAGTCGAAATCTGGTGGGGTGTCGGACTCAAATCCGGTTACGAAGACAATCGCGGCACCGTCCGCGAGGACATCGCCCACCTGCCGGAGTACGACATCGAGACGGTGCGTGAGATGAGCGACGAGGAGATCGAGGCGGTTATCGACGAACACGACGGCGTCTTGGAGTTCCACGATATGGAACACGCCGACGACGTCCTGCTCGAACGTGCTGGTATCTGCGACGCCGAGGACGTGACCGTCGGTGGGATTCTCGATGTCACCTCGGATGAAAAGCCCACGACGACGACGGTTCGCGTGACGGGGACGACATTCGACGGCGAACGCGGGACCAACACGTTCGAGTTGGACGACGCCACCAGCATGGAAGCCAACGTTAACGGCCCAGCACTCGGCTATCTGAAGTCTGCCGTCCGCCGAAACCGTGGCGGCGAGTACGGCGTCTTCGGCCCGGCCGAACTGCTACCAGGGTTCTGACGGGGCGAAGATGACAAAGGAGACGGAACCCCGACCCAGTGGCGGGGCCGAGGGGACCGAAGCAACCAACGAGGGAGATTTCGGCTTCGACCCGGCAGCACGCCTCGCAGAGCGAGACCAGCAGGGTCTTCGGCGGACCCTCCAACCGGTCGAACACGTTGCAGCACGCTCACGGATGGCGTCTGATCCGGGGGGTGAGAAGCCGAGATACGGCGCTGAGCAGATCGTCTTCGCAGCGAACAACTATCTCGGTCTCACGCAGGACGAACGCGTCGTCCGCGCGGCACGAGAAGCGGCCGAAGCGGTCGGAACAGGAGCCGGTGCGAGTCGGTTGGTCACCGGTGATACCGGTCTGCACCGAGGACTGGAGCGTGACCTCGCCGACGCGAAAGGGACCGAACGCGCCCTTCTGTTCTCCTCGGGGTACGCCGCGAACGTCGGGACCATCGGCGCACTCGACCCGGACGTGGTCTTCTCGGACGCACTCAACCACGCTAGCATCATTGACGGCTGTCGGCTCTCGGACGCCGAGACGGTCGTCTATGACCACTGTGACGCCGACTCGCTCGCGGCAGCGATGGCCGACCGCTCCCGGTCCAGCACACCGGACGACTCGTGGCTGATCGTAACTGACTCGGTGTTTAGCATGGACGGGGATGTCGCTCCGTTAGCAGACATCTGCGACGTAGCCGAG
This genomic stretch from Halogeometricum borinquense DSM 11551 harbors:
- the epsC gene encoding serine O-acetyltransferase EpsC, with protein sequence MEYRYTGDAHKRLFASYHDDTDPFPKPTAMEFPTQRYRREEVDILKRLFFPTCWNAAGLVRDKSAVLDELDNLGSLFYAGIRPYADDDPSRTVEQILNELPKIRATLKKDVEAAYKGDPAAKTYMEIIRSYPGFLAIMVQRVAHELYKRDAGEYARELTEFAKTQSGIDIHPGAEIGEYFFIDHGTGVVIGETATVGDWVRIYQDVTLGALHFEKDETEEHKLKKGYKRHPDIGDHVVIGAGTKVLGAITVGDHVSVGANSWVSEDVPDHTKVLVTDHPTQKRKSTD
- a CDS encoding cation-translocating P-type ATPase; this encodes MDWHARDPEESYEELDTTASGLSATDAAERYETVGPNEITGERQRGPLRIFLAQFSSALIWVLLLAAVLSFSIGHTVDAVLIGIILLANGAFGFVQEYRAEQSLDALRELTTPTVTVRRDGDEQSVEATELVPGDIVVVGQGDVVPADCRLVEAQNMEIDESALTGESVPVKKTTEAVNADTPLAERESMAYKGTNVTRGRGVAVVVSTGMETEVGSIAEALSSAEDLQTPLQQDLDRLGRRLGLGVVALSAVLVPLLVFVGGRSLVQSGLTAVSLAVAAVPEGLPAVVTLTLALGVRRMADENALVRTLPAVEALGAVDVVCTDKTGTLTEGEMRVRGAWVYGQAFDIGRDSAGNPAEKATSESADKGRDKPADEEAGERADERFDRLLEIGALCNDATTEEGDPTERALVAAAERRFDVAARRAERPRRDEVPFSSERKRMATIHDDVVYVKGAPDEILRRTTRVLTAEGITTMDDDVRTRIRDQIDEFAADALRVLAFAYKDRDDDGGPEENLIFVGLQGLIDPPREEVRDAIEDTKRAGIDVKVITGDHPTTGQAIASQVGVESDVLSGADVDSMDEDELRERVEDVDVFARAEPSHKVRILKSLQANGHRVAMTGDGINDAPALKNADVGIAMGVRGTDVAKQASDIILLDDNYATIRNAIRRGRTIFDNVWKFVAYLLSANVAEVLVVFIASLFGYLILPAVQLLWINLLTDGLPALALGTDPSGDVMDRTPRDRVTGIIDRMMLELISGAGVTVTVLMLGLMFYTLNGAPSVTPYAMTMVFTGFVLFEFVKLYVVRWTKETPTFSNAWLAVAVVASLLLQLAVLYTPLRTYFGTVPLSVSDWGLLGAVLLTGAPVLVLVGWVVKRRESGHRPILDSVESADADLELGGD
- a CDS encoding VIT1/CCC1 transporter family protein, whose product is MASPTSRFLRLLRDESVLAIARRYFVSNGFDGTLTSIGIIVGAVLSGIPDGFTVVKIGVGAAVGLGTSAVWSVWEIERAETRADIRRLERAMLVDLDDTQIERKKRGARTVHATLSGLGPLIGILVPLVPFAFEGSVFSMAEAGFVGVALGTGILAVFGAYMGSISGQRWYVSAFRMALAGLVVAGINVVLPS
- a CDS encoding DUF211 domain-containing protein translates to MADARRIVLDVLKPHDPPLRKFTEHIADAETVDAATGSLIELDQEVQNVKITVEGTALDYVAIEESIENLGGTVHSVDQVAYGEYIVEDHRTLQDG
- a CDS encoding tyrosine-type recombinase/integrase; amino-acid sequence: MSTPDSDRDSGEFESEESDGTRAQSEVAAAIARYLRSNGDSSQYRSTAESVLSKFETWLRRRGKDTFDAFEDEGEQLLRRYSDRLAQRVEADGISASSAQTYYNVISGFLGFCVRDGALTRNPALADRAREPLPRDDEDHSQQFWTREVRRKLVQHTNDAAYEAIESDGMDARQEVRDRALVHVLAYTGVRGAEVFRVSGDNREGRQGLTWARVDTDAWTFRVWGKAQEWEDVSVPKQAREALRRWRTVLDPPSAEWPVFPTAHAPSKYAAVRDALGTDDANARLDGAEVDDVLRDEDVAPPAITTEGARRVLERIADTAGVDIDGKPPLPHGARRGLGDELFRTDRGLAQDVLRHKSLSTTKEAYSHIDASERGEAVSDVLDE
- the bioB gene encoding biotin synthase BioB, with the translated sequence MVYETGNRTVDQAVAKVLDGGQIDRTEALALIAQPVEDLAPAANAVREHFGDGTVDACSIVNAKAGNCAEDCGFCAQSVHFDTGIDTYGFLGPEEVLAAAKRAERDGAQRFGIVVAEKGVSKEKRPEEWEEVIQAIRLVRDETDVEVDASLGILTEEEAEILASEGINHYNHNIETSPAYFPEVVSTHSFADRVETLERAKAAGMDLCAGVILGMGEAPTDRIDAALALRDIGISSLPVNVLNPVAGTDLGDQFGDSATISTEELLQTIAVYRLLHPNARVRLTGGREVNLDTDEQHRPFEAGADGILTGDYLTTEGQSPGDDIEIVERAGLQPNREVNDFDPEEVKSRSDDAAEAEYSTTAAGSATSNAEISD
- a CDS encoding Gfo/Idh/MocA family oxidoreductase; the protein is MDEIRFAVLGTGGIGRRTLDVSKQKPELTPVAACDRHGVAIDHDGLDVDELLSATEGNIASDGGTTAVKESGENKGVAASSQAVSTETPIDDVIAESDAIDAVLIALPNFEHDFIPRVADRFVEADYSGVLVDVLKRSRVIGMLEDRTDAFESAGITFVCGAGATPGFLTGAAALAAQSFVTVEEVEIWWGVGLKSGYEDNRGTVREDIAHLPEYDIETVREMSDEEIEAVIDEHDGVLEFHDMEHADDVLLERAGICDAEDVTVGGILDVTSDEKPTTTTVRVTGTTFDGERGTNTFELDDATSMEANVNGPALGYLKSAVRRNRGGEYGVFGPAELLPGF
- a CDS encoding aminotransferase class I/II-fold pyridoxal phosphate-dependent enzyme, with the protein product MTKETEPRPSGGAEGTEATNEGDFGFDPAARLAERDQQGLRRTLQPVEHVAARSRMASDPGGEKPRYGAEQIVFAANNYLGLTQDERVVRAAREAAEAVGTGAGASRLVTGDTGLHRGLERDLADAKGTERALLFSSGYAANVGTIGALDPDVVFSDALNHASIIDGCRLSDAETVVYDHCDADSLAAAMADRSRSSTPDDSWLIVTDSVFSMDGDVAPLADICDVAERYGAWVMVDEAHATGLYDGGGIVQREGLSDRVHVQMGTLSKALASQGGYVAGSTALVEQLANAARSFVFSTGLTPPAVGAAREALRIAREEKRHEQLWDRVSRLRSGLEALGYDVLGTTQILPVVIGDRSDAVALAERLRERGIVAPAIRPPTVPEGTSRIRVSPMATHTEADIDRCLDAFEAAGQELDLL